The stretch of DNA TGGACAGCGCCGCCTCCAACGCTTCCAGTTCGGCCTGCATCAACCGCCCCGCACAGCTGGGCAGCAGGTGCGCCACGCCCGTGGTCGAGGCATGCGCCCGGTGCGCCGCCGAGAACGCGTCGTTGCAAAAGACGTCGCCGAGGGTCGCCAGAAACTGCGCCATCTGCGGATCGTTCGCTTCCTCCATGGGGGTAAAGCGCGTGTTCTCGACCAGGATCACCGCGTCTCCCGGCTGCGCATCAATCCAGTCCCGGCTGGGACGCTCGACAAATGTGACGGTGCAGCCAAACGCCTCTTCCAGCGCGGGCACCAGTCGCTGCAGGGACATCTCCGGGTTGGGCTTGCCCTTGGGCCGGCCAAAATGCGCCAGCAGCACCGGGCTGCCGCCCTTGGCGCGGATGTCGGCGATGGTCGGCACAATCCGCGCGATCCGGGTGGCGTCGGTGATGCGGCCGTCTTCCATGGGCACGTTGATGTCCACACGGGTCAGCACGCGCTTGCCCGAGAGGTCCATGTCATCCAGCGATTTCCAGCCCATGTCGCGCACTCCTTTGTCTGGGGGTCAGCCCTTCCATCGCGGCAAATGCACCTTGGGTCAACCGGGTGGCTTGTCCCTGGGCGTTCACAGGCTTAGGTAGGTGCCCAAACAAAAGGAAAGAGGCATCCATGGCCGAGATCAAAGACCCCGAAAACACGATCCTGATGGAACTGAAGGGCGGCACCGTCACCATCCAGCTGCTGCCCGACGTGGCGCCCGCGCATGTGGAGCGGATGAAGGAACTGGCGCGCGCGGGCGAGTATGACAACGTGGCCTTCCACCGCGTGATCGACGGCTTCATGGCGCAGACGGGCGATGTGCAGCACGGCGACATGGAAGACGGGTTCAACATCCGCATGGCCGGAACGGGTGGCTCGGACAAACCCGATCTGCCAGCCGAGTTCTCCAAGATCCCGCACGCCCGCGGCTCTCTTGGCGCCGCCCGTTCGGCGAACCCCAACAGCGCGAACTCGCAGTTTTTCATCAACTTCAAGGACAATGATTTCCTGAACGGGCAGTACACCGTCTACGGTCAGGTCGTTGGGGGGATGGAACATGTGGACGCGATCACCCGCGGTGAGCCGCCGGCGGAGCCCGACCGGATGATCAGCGTGAAGGTCGCCGCCGATGTGGCGTAACCTGATCGCAGCCGCAGTGCTTGCTGTCCCTGCGGGGACAGTGCTCGCTTCTGGGCTCGAGATCGAGGTGGCGGGCGAGGCCAATGGCACGATCGCCATCGATCTGCTGGAAGACACGGCGCCGCAGCACGTGGAGCGGATCACTGCGCTGGCCCAAGGTGGCGAGTATGACGGGGTGGCCTTTCACCGCGTGATCGACGGCTTCATGGCTCAGACGGGCGACGTGCAGTTCGGCGATACCGGCGCCAATTACAACGGGCGTCGCGCGGGCACGGGCGGGTCGGACCAGCCGGACCTTCCGGCGGAGTTTTCAGACATCAGTTTTGACCGGGGCGTCGTCGGGATGGCGCGGTCGCAGAGCCCGAACAGCGCCAACAGCCAGTTCTTTATCATGTTCGCGCCGGGGCCGTTTCTGGACGGGCAATATACAGTCGTGGGGCGTGTCACCTCAGGGCTGGAGGTGCTGGATCGGATCAAGCGCGGGCATCCGCGGTCGGGGGCCATTGAGGGCGCACCGGACGTGATGACCAAGGTCTCTGTCACCGAGTGAAAATCTGTCCCCGCGGGGACAAAATGGAGGGGCGCGAGAATTTCGCGCCCTTTTTTATTTCAAAGACAACCGCTTACCGGACGACATTCACCTTACCTGTACATTTACCAAGGTTAAGATCTGGTTACGTCGCGTGTTAGCCAGCCAAGGCCTGCGCTGATGAGCGCGAGGGCTGTGGCGATCCAAGCAAGACCCGAAAAGGCGGCTGTCATGGCGGCGCCATGCGTGGCCGTATCGCTTTGCACCCCAAAGCTCGCCGTGCCGCCCGCACCGGTGTAGAGCGCGGCGACGATCCCGCCGACGGCAGCGACCGAGATCAGGCCAGCCATGCGTGTGACGGCATTGTTGATGCCGGAGGCGATGCCCGATTGATCCTCGTCCACGGCGGCCATGATGGCGGTCGACAGAGGTGCCACGACCGCGGCCATGCCAAGGCCCACGAGGCACATGGCGGGCAGCATGTGGGCCCAGAAGTTCTGGTAGGGCGCGAGGAGGGCCATGGTGGCGTAGCCCATGGCCACGACGAGCGATCCGCCCATCAGCAAGGGGGCGGGGCCGATGCGATCGGCCAACCTGCCCGCGCGAGCGGAGAGCAGCGAGATAAAGACCGACATGGGCGCGAAGGCGGCGGAGGCTTCGATCTCGCTCAGGCCCCATCCGGCGATGAAGGTCATGGGCATGAAGAAGAACATGATCGACAGGGCCGAATAGAGCGCGAAGCTGAGCGCGTTGGCGGCAGAGAAGGGGCGAGAGGCAAAGAGTGTGAGCGGCATCATCGGGTGCGTGCTGCGGCTTTGGGTCCAGAGGAAGATCAGCAGCATGACCGCGCCGCCGGTTAACCACAGCGTGGCCCCGCCGCCCTGGTCGAGCGAGGTCAGCCCCCATGCGATGGCGAGAAGTGCGAAGGTGGCTGTGAGGGCGCCGGGGATGTCGACGCGGGCGTCGTCCCTTGACGGGTCCTCGGCCAGGTGCCGCCAGAGGAGATAGAGGGCGAGGCCACCAAGGGGTAGGTTGATGGCGAAGATCCAGCGCCACATTTCTGGCCCGCCCACGGTCAGCGCCAGACCGCCGATGATCGGTCCTGCGGCGGTGGTCAGCGCCGAGGCGGCGGCCCATATGCCGATGGCGCGGCCCCTGCTTTCCCGAGGATAGGCGCGGGCGATCAGGGCCAGTGAGCCCGGCACCATGACGGCCGCACCGATGCCCTGTACCGCGCGTGCGATGATCATGAAGAGCGGCGTAGGGGCGAGCGCACAGAAGATGGAGGCCACGACAAAGAGCGCGATGCCAAGGCCAAAGACGCGGCCCAGCCCAAAGCGGTCGCCCATGGCCCCGCCCACGAGGATCAGGGCCGAGAGCGTGAGCATGTAGGCGTTGTGGATCCACTGCGCCTGTATCAAATCGGCGCCGAGGCTGTCGCGCATGGCGGGCAGGGCGATGGCGACAACCGTGCCGTCGATAAAGCCGAGCGACGAGGCGAGGATGGCAGCGACAAGGATGAAGGGACGGCTGCGTTCCGCACAAAAGCCCGCATAAAAAACGGGCGCCGCAGGTGTCTGGGGCGCCCGTTGGTCTGTCATGTGGTAAGACCCTTAGCCGTTTTGCTGCGGCGCAGGTGCTGGTTGTTGCGGCGGCTGCGCCCGGGGCTTGTTGCCACCGGCGTTCAACGGATCGTCCTGTCGCTGCACGGAGCCTTCGAAATGGGCACCGGATTCGATGGCGATGGTTTTGTGAATGATGTCGCCCTCGACCCGTGCGGTCGAGGTCAGGCGCACCTTGAGACCGCGCACGCGGCCCACGATGCGGCCGTTGATCACGACGTCGTCGGCGACGACCTCGCCCTTGATCGTGGCGCTTTCACCGATGGTCAGCAGGTGGGCGCGAATGTCGCCTTCGACTGTCCCTTCGACCTGGACGTCGCCGGTGGTTTTCATGTTGCCGGTCACATGCAGGTCGGCAGACAGCAGCGAGGCGGGCGGTTTCGCCTTGGGCGCGCTGGCCTTGAATTCGCTTTGCGATTTGGGTGCTGCGGGGGCAGGCGCGGCCGGTGCCGCGGGTTTGGCCGCGTCCGTGCTCGGGCCAGGTTCGTTGATTTTGCTCTTAGAAAACATCGTTGGCTGCCTTGATATAGATCATCGGGTTGACGGCTTTTCCGCCGACGCGGACTTCGTAGTGCAGATGCACGCCGGTGACCCGTCCGGAGGCTCCCATATCACCTATCCGGTCCCCGCGCGAGACCTTTTGGCCAACTTTCACACGAAGACGTGCCAGATGGGCGTAGCGCGTTTCGATCCCGAATTCATGTTGAATTTTGACAAGTCGTCCGTAGCCCGATTGCCAGCCTGCATGGGTGACGACGCCGTCGGCGGTGGCATAAAGCGGGGTGCCGAGCGAGGCGGCGAAATCGACGCCATTGTGCATGCGCCGCCCGCCGGTTTTGGGGTCGCGGCGGAAGCCAAAGCCAGATGTGAAGCGGAAGGAATTTTTGACCGGAGTTGCAAACGGCGCTTTCTGCGCGGCGATCCGGTAGAGGTTGAGCGTGTCCATCTGGTTCAGCAGACGGTTGGCGCGGCGGGTGTCTGGGCTGGGCTCTTCGCCGCGGGTCGAGAAGCTGAGCGGCGTGAGCGGGCCGCCCTGGCCGGAATAGCCGCGCCGCACCTCTTCGATGATCCGGTCGGTGGGCATGCCTGCGGCGCGGAACATCTTGTCCA from Tateyamaria omphalii encodes:
- a CDS encoding MFS transporter, whose amino-acid sequence is MTDQRAPQTPAAPVFYAGFCAERSRPFILVAAILASSLGFIDGTVVAIALPAMRDSLGADLIQAQWIHNAYMLTLSALILVGGAMGDRFGLGRVFGLGIALFVVASIFCALAPTPLFMIIARAVQGIGAAVMVPGSLALIARAYPRESRGRAIGIWAAASALTTAAGPIIGGLALTVGGPEMWRWIFAINLPLGGLALYLLWRHLAEDPSRDDARVDIPGALTATFALLAIAWGLTSLDQGGGATLWLTGGAVMLLIFLWTQSRSTHPMMPLTLFASRPFSAANALSFALYSALSIMFFFMPMTFIAGWGLSEIEASAAFAPMSVFISLLSARAGRLADRIGPAPLLMGGSLVVAMGYATMALLAPYQNFWAHMLPAMCLVGLGMAAVVAPLSTAIMAAVDEDQSGIASGINNAVTRMAGLISVAAVGGIVAALYTGAGGTASFGVQSDTATHGAAMTAAFSGLAWIATALALISAGLGWLTRDVTRS
- a CDS encoding peptidylprolyl isomerase yields the protein MWRNLIAAAVLAVPAGTVLASGLEIEVAGEANGTIAIDLLEDTAPQHVERITALAQGGEYDGVAFHRVIDGFMAQTGDVQFGDTGANYNGRRAGTGGSDQPDLPAEFSDISFDRGVVGMARSQSPNSANSQFFIMFAPGPFLDGQYTVVGRVTSGLEVLDRIKRGHPRSGAIEGAPDVMTKVSVTE
- a CDS encoding peptidylprolyl isomerase, with amino-acid sequence MAEIKDPENTILMELKGGTVTIQLLPDVAPAHVERMKELARAGEYDNVAFHRVIDGFMAQTGDVQHGDMEDGFNIRMAGTGGSDKPDLPAEFSKIPHARGSLGAARSANPNSANSQFFINFKDNDFLNGQYTVYGQVVGGMEHVDAITRGEPPAEPDRMISVKVAADVA
- a CDS encoding bactofilin family protein translates to MFSKSKINEPGPSTDAAKPAAPAAPAPAAPKSQSEFKASAPKAKPPASLLSADLHVTGNMKTTGDVQVEGTVEGDIRAHLLTIGESATIKGEVVADDVVINGRIVGRVRGLKVRLTSTARVEGDIIHKTIAIESGAHFEGSVQRQDDPLNAGGNKPRAQPPQQPAPAPQQNG